One window of Microcoleus vaginatus PCC 9802 genomic DNA carries:
- a CDS encoding MBL fold metallo-hydrolase codes for MANINRRRTENINGNFYVDSTCIDCDTCRWMAPEVFTQEGEQSAVYHQPTNEAEEMRSLAALLSCPTSSIGTVEKPKKIKEVQQNLPALVAENVYHCGYHSEKSYAAASYLIVRPNGNILVDSPRFVPPLVKNIEAMGGIRYMYLTHRDDVADHQQYHDYFGCDRILHADEINAGTRSVEIQLSGREPHQIADDLLIIPVPGHTKGHTVLLYNNKFLFSGDHLAWSESLQQLVGFREVCWYSWPEQIKSMHNLANYDFEWVLPGHGRRYYADRGTMREQMQQCIAWMVDS; via the coding sequence ATGGCTAACATTAATCGGAGGCGTACTGAAAATATTAACGGTAATTTTTATGTAGACAGTACCTGCATTGACTGTGATACTTGTCGGTGGATGGCACCTGAAGTATTTACTCAAGAGGGAGAACAGTCTGCGGTTTACCACCAGCCAACTAATGAAGCTGAAGAAATGCGATCGCTCGCGGCTCTTTTGTCTTGTCCCACAAGTTCGATCGGCACTGTTGAAAAACCGAAAAAAATCAAAGAAGTTCAGCAAAATTTGCCCGCACTCGTAGCAGAAAATGTCTATCACTGCGGCTACCACTCAGAGAAATCCTACGCCGCGGCCAGCTATTTAATTGTCCGTCCCAATGGCAATATTTTAGTTGATTCTCCCCGTTTTGTGCCGCCGCTAGTCAAAAACATAGAAGCAATGGGCGGCATTCGCTATATGTACTTGACTCACCGCGACGATGTGGCAGATCATCAACAATACCACGATTATTTTGGGTGCGATCGCATTCTCCATGCTGACGAAATTAACGCAGGTACTCGCAGTGTAGAAATTCAATTGTCGGGCCGTGAACCCCATCAAATCGCAGATGATTTGTTGATTATACCTGTTCCCGGTCACACGAAAGGTCACACAGTTTTGCTTTACAATAACAAGTTTTTGTTCAGCGGCGATCATCTTGCTTGGTCGGAAAGTTTGCAGCAGCTAGTTGGCTTTCGCGAAGTCTGTTGGTATTCTTGGCCGGAACAAATCAAATCTATGCATAATTTGGCTAATTATGACTTTGAATGGGTGTTGCCGGGACACGGCCGCAGGTATTATGCCGATCGAGGAACCATGCGCGAGCAAATGCAACAGTGTATTGCTTGGATGGTCGATTCTTAA
- a CDS encoding endoglucanase, with product MNRRFLWLARENKPRWIILLLLGVLAALGVVATAAYIKMAIAQTIGPPLSVDVTADRHSISPDIYGMNDFIDPALTQELPIPVARWGGNQTSRYNWLVDSSNSGDDFFFVGGGDNKNPVPGDSIEKIIKTNRQNGSKSIVTIPMIGYVNKFSTWNCGFRVSKYGPQEKTNPYIFPEGDKCGNGKRPDGTLITDNNRLDVSIISDPAFQQAWVQHLVKTHGTATNGGVQIYQMDNEPSGWGNTHRDVHPEPTSYDELRDRTYQYASMVKATEPTAKVLGPSDFGWPVYVDSLVKGDREKHGGVWFARWYLQQMRAYEQQKGVRILDYFDEHYYPAANDTCLANCPAGDAKTQALRLRSTRSLWDTTYTDESWIGKYNPPLTILPRFREWIKEDYPGTKLAITEYNWGGLESINGALAQADVLGIFGREQVDLATLWGPPKSSEPGAYAFRMYMNYDGKGGKYGDTWVRSLSQDQGLVSIYAADRSSDGTLTLVIINKTNNNLTSKLSLKGFKPAGKAQFYTYSEGNLGAIVRQSDLGASGTGFQATYPANSMTLVAIPKA from the coding sequence ATGAATAGACGATTTTTGTGGCTTGCTCGCGAAAATAAACCGCGTTGGATTATCCTATTATTGTTAGGTGTTTTGGCTGCTTTGGGGGTGGTAGCAACAGCAGCTTACATCAAAATGGCGATCGCCCAGACTATCGGCCCGCCTTTATCTGTTGATGTTACAGCCGATCGACATTCCATAAGTCCCGACATCTATGGTATGAACGATTTTATCGATCCAGCCCTCACCCAAGAGTTGCCAATTCCAGTAGCACGCTGGGGAGGAAATCAGACTAGCCGTTACAATTGGCTAGTCGATTCTTCCAACAGCGGGGACGACTTTTTTTTCGTGGGTGGCGGCGACAATAAAAATCCTGTTCCCGGCGATTCTATAGAGAAAATTATCAAAACTAACCGCCAAAACGGCAGCAAAAGTATTGTTACTATTCCGATGATTGGCTATGTAAATAAATTTAGCACTTGGAACTGTGGCTTTAGAGTATCCAAATACGGCCCGCAAGAAAAAACAAACCCCTACATTTTTCCAGAAGGCGATAAGTGCGGCAACGGTAAGCGTCCCGACGGCACTTTGATAACTGATAATAATCGCCTTGATGTCAGTATTATTAGCGACCCAGCTTTTCAACAAGCTTGGGTTCAACACTTAGTTAAAACCCACGGTACTGCTACTAACGGCGGTGTGCAAATTTATCAAATGGACAACGAACCAAGCGGCTGGGGAAATACTCACCGCGATGTTCATCCAGAACCGACAAGTTACGATGAATTGCGCGATCGCACTTATCAATATGCGTCAATGGTAAAAGCTACAGAGCCCACTGCTAAGGTACTCGGCCCGTCGGATTTTGGCTGGCCTGTCTATGTGGACTCTCTGGTAAAAGGCGATCGTGAAAAACACGGCGGTGTCTGGTTTGCGCGGTGGTACTTGCAACAAATGCGCGCTTACGAACAGCAGAAAGGTGTTCGGATTCTCGACTATTTCGACGAACACTACTATCCTGCGGCGAACGATACCTGTTTGGCCAATTGTCCCGCCGGCGATGCCAAAACCCAAGCGCTACGACTGCGATCGACTCGTTCTCTGTGGGATACTACCTATACTGATGAAAGTTGGATAGGAAAATACAATCCGCCATTAACAATCCTTCCCCGGTTTCGAGAGTGGATCAAGGAAGATTATCCAGGTACAAAACTCGCGATTACTGAATACAATTGGGGCGGTTTAGAGTCAATTAACGGGGCATTAGCCCAAGCCGATGTACTGGGGATTTTTGGGCGGGAACAAGTGGATTTAGCGACGCTATGGGGGCCTCCTAAGTCTTCGGAACCGGGGGCCTATGCTTTCCGAATGTACATGAATTACGACGGTAAGGGCGGTAAGTATGGCGATACTTGGGTGCGATCGCTTAGCCAAGATCAGGGACTTGTGTCAATCTACGCAGCCGATCGCAGCAGTGATGGTACTCTGACGCTGGTAATTATTAATAAAACCAACAACAATTTGACTAGCAAATTGAGTTTAAAAGGATTTAAACCTGCGGGGAAAGCTCAATTTTACACTTACAGTGAAGGGAATTTGGGGGCGATCGTCCGTCAGAGCGATTTAGGTGCCAGTGGTACTGGATTTCAGGCAACTTACCCGGCTAATTCTATGACTTTGGTGGCGATTCCCAAAGCGTAA
- the gcvP gene encoding glycine dehydrogenase (aminomethyl-transferring) → MVLYSPQLEPNQQQDLSSIDGFAGRHIGPTPSEIQQMLEVLGLSGLDDLIDKTVPAAIRISAPLQLPAAQSEYSALAELKEIAAKNQVFRSYIGTGYHDCITPPVIQRNILENPGWYTAYTPYQAEIAQGRLEALLNFQTMIIDLTGLEIANASLLDEGTAAAEAMAVSYGASKNKAKAFFVSQDCHPQTIEVVQTRAKPLGIEIIVGDHHSFEFDRTIFGALLQYPATDGAIYDYTDFIRSAHEVGALVTVAADILSLCLLKPPGEFGADIAVGSTQRFGVPMGFGGPHAAYFATREEFKRQVPGRIVGVSKDANGKSALRLALQTREQHIRREKATSNICTAQVLLAVMASMYAVYHGPSGLNDIAEKVWNLTALLASGLRSFGYKICSQHFFDTLRVELGDKPLSEILEAAKSRKINLRIFDNSTVGISLDETVTVEDVQELWKIFAQDKDYIRADGQNALNMALDADALSGYLTLPDFCDRTSSYLAHPVFNSYHSETELLRYLHRLEAKDLSLNTSMIPLGSCTMKLNATAEMIPVTWAEFGKIHPFAPRDQTRGYQMMFVQLEQWLAEITGFAGISLQPNAGSQGEYAGLLVIRQYHEHQGESHRNICLIPQSAHGTNPASAVMAGMKVVAVECDSQGNIDVADLHKKAEKHKNELAALMVTYPSTHGVFEEEIKDICDIVHNCGGQVYMDGANMNAQVGLCRPGDFGADVCHLNLHKTFCIPHGGGGPGMGPIGVMSHLVEFLPSHSILNSQQSTANSQQSTVNSQQTSVGAVSAAPWGSASILPISWMYIRMMGGAGLTEATKVAILNANYMAKRLESYYPVLYKGKAGLVAHECILDLRSLKKSAAIEVEDIAKRLMDYGYHAPTVSWPVAGTVMVEPTESESKQELDRFCEAMIAIRSEIAEIEKGNVDAQNNVLKNAPHTAESLMVDEWNRPYTRAQAAYPAPWTREHKFWPAVGRIDNAFGDRNFVCSCLPMEAYSQG, encoded by the coding sequence TTGGTACTCTACAGCCCTCAACTTGAACCCAACCAGCAGCAAGACCTTTCATCCATTGATGGTTTTGCGGGCAGACACATTGGCCCGACACCCAGCGAAATCCAGCAAATGCTGGAGGTTTTGGGCCTTTCGGGCCTCGATGACTTGATTGACAAAACGGTTCCAGCGGCGATTCGCATTTCTGCACCCCTACAACTTCCTGCAGCGCAAAGCGAGTACAGCGCTTTGGCAGAATTGAAAGAAATTGCTGCAAAAAATCAGGTATTTCGATCGTACATCGGCACTGGATATCACGACTGCATCACTCCCCCGGTCATCCAGCGGAATATCCTAGAAAATCCCGGCTGGTATACAGCTTACACTCCTTACCAAGCCGAAATTGCTCAAGGGCGATTGGAAGCTTTGCTGAACTTCCAAACGATGATTATTGACCTTACGGGTTTGGAAATTGCCAACGCTTCTTTGCTGGATGAAGGGACAGCGGCGGCGGAAGCGATGGCGGTGAGTTACGGCGCCAGCAAAAATAAGGCAAAAGCGTTTTTTGTTTCCCAAGATTGCCACCCTCAAACTATTGAAGTTGTGCAAACTCGCGCTAAGCCGCTGGGAATTGAGATAATTGTCGGCGACCATCACAGCTTTGAGTTCGATCGTACAATCTTCGGCGCTCTCCTGCAATACCCTGCCACAGACGGCGCAATTTACGACTATACCGATTTTATTCGATCGGCACACGAAGTCGGCGCATTAGTCACAGTTGCCGCGGACATTTTGAGCCTTTGCTTGCTCAAACCCCCCGGCGAATTCGGCGCGGATATAGCCGTAGGAAGCACTCAGCGCTTCGGAGTGCCGATGGGATTCGGAGGGCCCCACGCAGCCTATTTCGCCACGCGAGAAGAGTTTAAACGTCAAGTTCCCGGGAGAATCGTCGGCGTTTCTAAAGATGCTAACGGCAAATCTGCTTTGCGTTTGGCCTTGCAAACTCGTGAACAGCACATCCGCCGAGAAAAAGCTACTAGCAATATTTGTACGGCTCAAGTTTTGCTGGCAGTGATGGCGAGTATGTATGCTGTTTATCACGGCCCGTCTGGACTGAATGACATTGCTGAGAAAGTATGGAATTTAACTGCCCTTTTGGCATCCGGTTTAAGAAGTTTCGGATACAAAATTTGTTCTCAACATTTCTTCGATACTTTGCGGGTAGAATTGGGAGACAAACCGCTGTCCGAAATTCTAGAAGCTGCTAAAAGTCGCAAAATTAATCTCCGAATTTTCGATAACTCGACAGTGGGAATTAGTTTAGATGAAACTGTCACCGTTGAAGATGTGCAAGAGTTGTGGAAAATTTTTGCACAGGATAAGGATTATATCAGGGCTGACGGGCAGAATGCTCTCAACATGGCGTTGGATGCAGACGCATTGAGTGGCTATTTGACATTACCAGATTTTTGCGATCGCACCAGCAGCTATCTCGCGCATCCAGTTTTCAACAGCTATCATTCCGAAACTGAACTTTTGCGCTATTTGCACCGTTTAGAAGCCAAAGATTTATCGCTAAATACATCGATGATTCCCTTGGGTTCTTGCACCATGAAATTGAATGCAACAGCAGAGATGATCCCGGTGACTTGGGCAGAATTTGGCAAGATACATCCCTTTGCACCGCGCGATCAAACTCGCGGCTATCAAATGATGTTCGTGCAACTAGAACAGTGGCTAGCCGAAATTACCGGTTTTGCGGGAATTTCTTTGCAGCCAAACGCTGGTTCTCAGGGCGAATACGCGGGTTTGTTAGTTATTCGTCAATACCACGAACACCAAGGCGAATCTCACCGAAATATCTGTTTGATTCCCCAGTCAGCCCACGGTACAAATCCGGCTAGCGCGGTGATGGCGGGGATGAAAGTAGTTGCTGTCGAGTGCGATTCTCAGGGCAATATTGATGTTGCTGACTTACATAAAAAAGCAGAAAAACACAAAAATGAACTGGCGGCTTTGATGGTGACATATCCATCAACGCACGGCGTTTTTGAGGAAGAGATTAAAGATATTTGCGATATTGTCCACAACTGCGGTGGACAAGTTTATATGGACGGCGCAAATATGAATGCTCAAGTTGGTTTGTGCCGCCCCGGTGATTTTGGTGCTGATGTTTGCCACTTAAATCTGCACAAAACTTTCTGTATTCCCCACGGTGGCGGCGGGCCGGGAATGGGGCCGATTGGGGTAATGTCTCATTTAGTAGAATTTTTGCCCAGTCATTCTATTCTTAACAGTCAACAGTCAACAGCGAACAGTCAACAGTCAACAGTCAACAGTCAACAAACATCAGTTGGTGCTGTTTCCGCAGCGCCTTGGGGAAGTGCTAGCATTTTGCCTATTTCTTGGATGTACATTCGGATGATGGGAGGAGCGGGTTTAACTGAGGCAACAAAAGTAGCAATTCTTAATGCTAATTACATGGCAAAACGCTTAGAATCTTACTATCCGGTTTTGTACAAAGGGAAAGCTGGTTTGGTGGCGCACGAGTGTATTCTGGATTTGCGATCGCTCAAAAAATCTGCGGCTATTGAAGTTGAAGATATTGCTAAACGGTTGATGGATTACGGCTATCACGCGCCGACGGTTTCTTGGCCGGTCGCTGGTACAGTAATGGTGGAACCGACGGAAAGCGAATCGAAGCAGGAATTAGACCGTTTTTGCGAAGCGATGATTGCGATTCGATCTGAAATTGCGGAAATTGAAAAAGGTAATGTGGACGCGCAAAATAACGTATTGAAAAATGCGCCGCATACCGCAGAATCTCTGATGGTTGATGAGTGGAATCGTCCTTATACTCGCGCACAAGCGGCTTATCCGGCACCTTGGACTCGCGAACATAAGTTTTGGCCGGCGGTGGGGCGGATAGATAATGCGTTTGGCGATCGCAATTTTGTCTGTTCTTGTTTGCCAATGGAGGCTTACAGTCAAGGTTAA
- the gcvH gene encoding glycine cleavage system protein GcvH — protein sequence MALTYPDDLKYLDTHEYIRLEGEIATIGISAFAVDQLGDIVFLDLPEVGAGLEKGEAFGTVESVKAVEDLKAPVTGTVVERNDEIIESPENLAEDPYGAGWLLKVRVDNTSDADEAFSAPEYRKMVEGE from the coding sequence ATGGCACTAACATACCCCGATGACTTGAAATACCTAGACACCCACGAATACATTCGACTCGAAGGCGAAATTGCCACGATCGGCATTAGTGCCTTTGCAGTTGACCAACTCGGCGATATCGTGTTTCTAGATTTGCCAGAAGTGGGTGCTGGGTTGGAAAAAGGCGAGGCTTTCGGTACAGTCGAGTCAGTGAAAGCGGTTGAAGACTTGAAAGCACCAGTTACCGGTACAGTCGTAGAACGCAATGATGAAATTATAGAGTCTCCCGAAAATTTGGCGGAAGACCCCTATGGCGCTGGGTGGCTGCTGAAAGTGCGCGTTGACAACACCAGCGACGCAGACGAGGCTTTCTCGGCCCCGGAGTATCGCAAAATGGTGGAAGGGGAGTAG
- a CDS encoding alpha/beta hydrolase, which translates to MANSNKKNIKRLLFGEFSVKRLMRSIIFIYAFLCFYGFFFSERLIFQPPPSSQSESREVIKVSSANGVKISTVHFPNPQAKYTILYSHGNAEDLDGILWLLREIRDSGFAVFAYDYQGYGTSQGNPSEYNTYRDIDAAYNYLTQQLGVPANQIILYGRSVGGGPTIDLASRQKVGGLVVESSFVSAFRVLTRIPILPFDKFVNLNKIGKVRSPVLVIHGKADEVVHFWHGEQLFAAAKQPKLNFWVDGAGHNDLMDVASDRYAATLRQFAKLVDESS; encoded by the coding sequence ATGGCTAACTCGAACAAAAAAAATATTAAACGCTTGCTTTTCGGAGAATTTTCTGTCAAACGACTTATGCGCTCTATAATTTTTATTTACGCATTTCTGTGTTTTTACGGTTTCTTTTTTTCAGAACGACTAATTTTTCAACCTCCCCCATCTAGTCAGAGTGAGAGCAGGGAAGTTATCAAAGTTAGCTCAGCTAATGGCGTGAAAATTTCTACTGTTCATTTTCCTAACCCGCAAGCTAAATATACGATACTTTACAGTCACGGAAATGCGGAAGACTTGGACGGCATTTTGTGGCTACTCAGAGAGATTCGAGATAGCGGGTTTGCTGTGTTTGCCTATGATTATCAAGGTTACGGCACGAGTCAGGGAAATCCTTCTGAGTATAATACTTATCGTGATATTGATGCTGCTTACAATTATTTAACGCAACAGTTGGGAGTACCTGCAAACCAAATTATTCTTTATGGCCGTTCTGTGGGCGGTGGGCCGACCATTGATTTAGCTTCGCGGCAAAAAGTCGGCGGTTTGGTAGTTGAAAGTTCCTTTGTTTCGGCTTTTCGGGTGTTGACGCGGATTCCGATTTTACCCTTTGATAAGTTTGTGAATCTTAATAAGATTGGCAAAGTTCGATCGCCTGTTTTGGTGATTCATGGTAAGGCTGATGAGGTGGTGCATTTTTGGCATGGAGAGCAGTTGTTTGCGGCGGCGAAGCAGCCGAAATTAAATTTTTGGGTTGATGGGGCCGGTCATAATGATTTGATGGATGTGGCGAGCGATCGCTATGCTGCAACTTTGCGACAATTTGCTAAGCTAGTAGATGAGTCTTCTTGA
- the gcvT gene encoding glycine cleavage system aminomethyltransferase GcvT encodes MAKSTEPSNPESPSQLARTPLYDLSLELKARMVPFSGWEMAVQYAGISSEHQAVRQQAGMFDISHMGKFGLRGKQVIEKFQPLVPSDLSRLQPGQAQYTVLLNAKGCILDDIIFYCQEPDPITSEERAVIIVNAATRIADKAWIATHLELSELCFTDISEDKVLIAIQGPEAVNYLQSFVEDNLAAIKAFGHLETNLLGQPSFIARTGYTGEDGFEIMVDAEVGKELWQKLLAAGVVPCGLGARDTLRLEAAMALYGQDIDDNITPLEAGLGWVVHLDTKGDFIGREVLEQQKASGVSKRLVGLEMQGRHIARHGYPLIYEGEKVGEVSSGTLSPTLNRAVALAVVPAKLAKIGQQLEIEIRGKNYPASVVKKPFYRSPNRPS; translated from the coding sequence GTGGCAAAGTCAACTGAACCCAGCAATCCAGAGAGTCCGAGCCAACTTGCCCGCACGCCTCTGTACGACCTATCATTAGAACTCAAAGCCCGAATGGTGCCCTTTTCCGGGTGGGAGATGGCGGTGCAGTACGCAGGCATCAGCAGCGAACACCAAGCAGTACGCCAGCAAGCAGGAATGTTCGACATTTCCCACATGGGAAAATTTGGTTTGAGAGGGAAACAAGTAATAGAAAAATTTCAACCCTTAGTACCCTCAGACTTGAGCCGCTTGCAACCGGGTCAAGCTCAATATACAGTCTTGCTAAATGCCAAAGGCTGCATCTTAGACGACATTATTTTCTACTGCCAAGAACCAGACCCTATCACTAGCGAAGAACGTGCAGTAATTATTGTCAACGCTGCCACTCGCATCGCAGACAAAGCATGGATAGCCACTCACTTAGAATTGAGCGAACTCTGTTTTACAGACATCTCCGAAGATAAAGTTTTAATTGCCATTCAAGGGCCAGAGGCTGTTAACTATCTCCAGTCTTTTGTGGAAGACAACCTCGCAGCAATTAAGGCATTCGGCCACTTAGAAACAAATCTGTTGGGACAGCCGAGTTTTATCGCCAGAACTGGTTACACCGGCGAAGATGGGTTTGAAATCATGGTGGATGCCGAAGTAGGAAAAGAACTGTGGCAAAAATTGTTAGCCGCTGGCGTTGTACCCTGCGGTTTGGGTGCCAGAGATACCTTGCGTTTAGAAGCAGCAATGGCTCTTTACGGTCAAGATATCGACGACAATATCACACCTTTAGAGGCTGGATTGGGTTGGGTAGTTCACCTCGACACCAAAGGCGATTTTATTGGTCGGGAGGTTTTGGAACAGCAGAAAGCGAGTGGAGTATCAAAGCGGTTGGTAGGTTTAGAAATGCAGGGGCGGCACATTGCGCGCCACGGCTATCCGCTAATATATGAAGGTGAAAAAGTAGGAGAAGTGAGTAGCGGTACATTATCGCCTACTTTGAATCGGGCAGTTGCCCTCGCAGTTGTTCCGGCAAAATTAGCTAAAATCGGTCAGCAATTAGAAATCGAAATTCGCGGGAAAAACTATCCGGCTAGTGTGGTAAAAAAACCATTTTATCGATCGCCAAACCGCCCCAGTTAA